The genomic stretch CGATCAGGTCGGCCAGGGAAACTTTTTTACCGCCTGCCTGTGCGCCGTTGAATGCCTGTTGAATGCCTTCCAGGGTATCCAGTACTTTTTGCAGCTGCGCCGGGTTATTCACGCGCCAGTATTTCTGCGGGGCCAGGCGGATACGTGCGCCATTGGCGCCGCCGCGTTTGTCGGACCCGCGGAAAGTGGAAGCGGAGGCCCAGGCGGTGGAGACCAGTTCTGCACTGCTCAGTCCGGATGCCAGCAGCCGGTCTTTCAGGCCGGCAATATCCAGTTCATTGATCAGCTCATGGTCAACAGCGGGAATAGGATCCTGCCAGATCAGTACTTCGGCCGGAACATCCGGGCCCAGGTAACGGGCGCGGGGACCCATATCGCGGTGGGTCAATTTGAACCAGGCCCTGGAAAATGCATCGGCAAAAGCCCCGGGATCATTCAGGAAGCGACGGGAGATCTTCTCATAAGCGGGATCAAAGCGAAGGGAGAGATCGGTAGTCAGCATAGTGGGCCGGTGTTTCTTAGCGGCGTCATATGCATCAGGAATGATGGCCTCTGTGGTTTTGGCTACCCACTGGTGGGCGCCTGCCGGGCTTTTGGTGAGTTCCCATTCAAAGCCGAACAGGTTCTCAAAGAAATTATTGCTCCATTGCGTGGGTGTTTTTGTCCAGATCACTTCCAGCCCGCTGGTGATGGTGTCTGCGCCTTTGCCGGAGCCATAGCTGTTGCTCCAGCCCAGGCCCTGGCTGTCCAGGTCAGCGGCTTCGGGCTCCTTGCCTACATGACTGGAGGATGCTGCGCCATGGGTTTTACCAAAGCTGTGACCGCCGGCAATGAGGGCTACCGTTTCTTCATCGTTCATGGCCATTCTTCCAAAAGTATCTCTGATGTCTTTGGCTGCTGCAATAGGATCAGGGTTGCCATCGGGGCCTTCGGGATTTACATAGATCAGGCCCATCTGTACGGCGGCCAGGGGCTTTTCCAGGTTGCGGGAATGGATATCGCCATCGGCGTTGTCATCGGAGGATACTACGCCATGTTCCTTGGGTACGCCTTCGGAGCCATGGGCATAACGGATATCCCCACCCAGCCAGGTGGTTTCAGATCCCCAGTATACATCTTCATCGGGTTCCCAGACGTCCGGTCTGCCGCCGGCAAAACCAAAGGTTTTAAAGCCCATGGATTCCAGGGCGATATTACCGGTAAGGATCAGCAGATCCGCCCAGGATATTTTGTTGCCGTATTTTTGTTTGATGGGCCAGAGCAGCCTGCGGGCTTTATCGAGGCTCACGTTATCGGGCCAGCTGTTGAGGGGGGCGAAGCGTTGCTGACCGGCGCCGGCGCCACCTCTGCCGTCCGTTACCCGGTAGGTACCGGCGCTATGCCAGGCCATGCGGATGAACAGCGGGCCATAATGCCCGAAATCGGCCGGCCACCAGTCCTGGGAATCTGTCATGAGCGCGTGCAGGTCTTTTTTGACCGCTTCCAGGTCCAGGCTCTTAAAGGCTTCTGCATAATTGAAATCCTGCCCCATAGGGTCCGATAGAGAAGAGTGCTGGCGCAGGATATTTACTTTTAACTGGTTGGGCCACCAGTCGCGGTTGCGGGTGCCACCGCCACCAGTATTGTGTTTCAAGCTACCGTTATGAAAGGGGCATTTGCTGATGTCCTTTGAATCTTTTTCCATAATGTGTTTGAGTTTATGGTATATTTAATAAGTACAGTTCTTTGTCTGGCAGATGATAAAATTAGGGGATCGCGGCAATATAAATAATCAATTGAGTCTATAATTTAATAGACAAAAACTATCAGGAACATTTCCTTAACACAAAGTTTGAACAGGGAATGCGTGGTTTTTCCTGTGGCGTGCATCTTCAGCCGTTTTTTAGCCATTTATAGCTTGCAGTTGGGAATGTGCCGGCAACGCTTAGCCGGCGATTATCCAGGAAATAAAATAACCACTTTTTAACTTCCGGGTACAGTACCGCAAAAAGAAAAGGTCACGGGCCTTGTACAGCCGCGTGACCTTTATTGGTCAACGTATGCAACACTCTTTATTCTTCTTTCAGGCTTTTGACCGGGTTAGCCAGGGCCGCCCGGATGGCTTGTGAGCTGACGGTCAGCAAGGCAATCAGCAGCGCGCCTGCGCCTGCCAGGGCAAAGACCCACCAATGCAGGGGCGTGCGGTACTGGTAATCGGCCAGCCAGTTGCCCATGATCCACCAGGCCAGGGGGAAAGCCACCAGGAAGGATACCAGCACCAGCGTCAGGAACTCCCGGTTGAGTAAACTGATCAGGGAACTTATAGAAGCGCCCAGCACTTTGCGGATGCCCATTTCCCGGGTGCGTCTTTCGGCGGTGAAGGCTGCCAGTCCAAAAAGGCCGAGGCAGGAAATGATCACCGACAGCACAGCAAACACGCCGGCCAGTTGCTGGATCAGCATTTCTGACCTGAAGATTTTATTAAATGTATCGTCCAGGAAATCATACTCAAAAGGATAGCCGGGGTTATTGTCCTTGATCACTTTTTCTATACGGGTAAGCGCCTGGGGCAGGTTGACGCCGGCTTTTGTCCGGATGTTCATTAACCCGGATGATCTGCTCTGGAAGGGATAGAAGAAAACAGGATCGGCAGCAGCATAAACATCGTTATACACAAAATCTTTTACCACACCCACAATGGTCAGGGTGCTGCCATTCCATTGAACCGTCTGGCCGCTTACCTGTCCATCCTTCCGGATAAGGCGGGCAAAACTTTCATTCACCAGGATGCTTTGGCTGTCACCCTGCATTCGGGGCCGGAAATTACGTCCTTCCTTCAGCTGTAAATGCATGGCAGGGACAAAGTCGGCATCCGTCAGCAGGAAACTGATCAGCGACCGCTGCCCTGGATCTTTCCCGTCCCAAGTCAATCCACTCGTATTACCGCCAATATGCAGGATATTCATATTGCTGAGCCCCACGCTTTCCACACTGCCGGTGGCCAGTAGCTGCGTTTTGATCAGGTCCATATGATTGACCATATCGCCCCGCAGGCTGGTGAGCAGCACCTGGCTGCGGTCAAAGCCAATATCCCGGCCTTTAACATACTGTACCTGCTGGAAAATGATGACTGTACAGATGATGAGGATAATGGCTGCTGAATATTGCAATACCACCAGGCCGCGACGGACAGAGCCGGCGGCGCCTGTTTTTTGCTTGCCGCCTTTCAGCGTGGTAATGGGATTGAAGGAGGAGAGATAAAAAGCAGGATAGCTGCCCGCCACCAGGCTGCACAACAGGACAATAGCCACCAGGAAACCGAGGTGGGCAGGCGTCAGGGCCCGGACCGTCAGTTCTTTTTCCACCAGCTGGTTGAAAGGGGCCATAAAAAGGTAAGTGAGCAGGATGGCCAGCAGGGCCGACAACAGGGACAGCAGCAGCGCTTCTCCCAGGAACTGGGCTACCAGGGCAGGTTTGGTGGCGCCCATCACTTTGCGCATGCCCACTTCCCGCGCCCGTTTTTCTGAACGGGCGGTGGCCAGGTTCATAAAATTGATACAGGCTATCAGCAGCACTACCCAGGCTATGATGCTGAACAGGCGCACATAGCGGATGCGTCCTTCCTGTTCATTGCCGTCTTTGTCAAAATTGTTATAGAGCCGCCAGCGGTCTATGGGATACAGGTAATTCCGGGAAAAAGTTACCTCCCCGTTGGTCTTGTTCTTTACAAAATCCAGGAGGGTCCTGTTAATGGCATGCAAGCTGGCCCCGGGCTGCAGCTGTACCATGGTCATAATGGAATTATTGCCCCAGGTGGTCAGCCCTTCCTGCTTCCGCGCATACTGTTTAAAATCGATCAGCCAGTTGAACTGGATGGTACTGTTCTTCGGCAGGTCTCTGACAACGCCGGTCACCTTCATCTCTTCACCACTGTTGAGGCGGAGCATTTTGCCTACGGCCGGTTCGTTCCCAAAAAATATGCGGGCGGAGGATTGGGTGAGTACAATATCATTGATGGTATTCATGGCGGAGGCGCGGTTGCCTTCCACAAATTCCAGTGAGAAAATATCCATGAAGCCCGGATCTGTATAATAGCCGAGCTGGTAAAGCTGCTTATCGCCCACCGTAAACAATTCCCTGGACACCCAGTTCATCCGGATGGCCTGTTTTATCCCCGGCACTTCCTGCTGAATGGCATCGGCCAGCAGTCCCTGGGTTGCTTCAAATACATAGGTGACGCCATCATAGGTCTGCCTGGATTTAACGATATATATATCTTCTTTGTTGGGGAAATGCTGATTATAGCCAAGCTCATCTTCTACCCATAAAAAGATCAGGGCGGCGCAGGTGATGCCGACGGCAAGTCCTGCAATATTGAGCAGGCTGTAACTCCTGGTCTTCCAAAGATTCCTGAACGCAGTTTTGAAGTAATTTCTAAGCATGTCAGCAGGAGGTTTTGGGTTTTTGTTGATCAAGCGCCGGGCGGCCATGCCAGCCGGCAGCTGTTTAGGACCGAGATTGTTCCAGAAATGTTATCGGCTGGCCTTCAGTTACTTGATCTTTTATTTGTATGGGCCATTTGTCCGTTTTCATACAGTGATCGTCCGTTTTCGGACGGTCCGGCGGGGACCCTGCCTGCTATATTAAGAAAATGTGTATTGGGGTAAAGCAGGTTATCCGGGTACCGGTTCTTTGTATTTTTATTGTTCATTAATACGCAGCCATAAGCTCCGTACTGATAAAAGAACTGCCTGGCCATCCTCTGCGGACAATAGCCAGGTATGGTCCACCGTGCTATAGCTAAAAAAGAGGTGCTCAACTGAATATTGAGCGCCTCTGTTATTGTTGTTGAGTCAGTGTTGAAGCGTATATCCTGCCAGGTACCTGGAGGCTGGTCAGTGTTTAATGTACTACCGGGAACTGTGCTATCCGCAGGTTGGTGCAGCCATAGGGGATCAGTATAATTTCTTCTTCCTGCTGATCAACAGCCATCTGGAAAATATTGCTGTAGGGCAGGGGACCGGCCATTTCATTGTACAGTGTCCAGGAAGGTATCCGTTTTCCTTTGGTCCTGATCAGGATCGGTGCATTTTCCGGGTTCCAGGGATAGGGAGATACGCCCGCTTTTGTTTCTACGGTATAGTTGACGGCCAGCTTTTGTTGTTCCACATTCACCAGTCCATAGTTCCAGGGTGTGGTGGGATGGTACTCGTAATAGTGGTCGCCATATTCAACAGGGTCTTTATCGTTGATCACTTTTGTCAGGGTATCTCCGATCTTCAGCGCATAGGCCAGCGGGCCGCGTTCAATGGACACGGAGTTTTCGTGCCAGCGGTTGGTGAACAGGTGCATGGGCAGTTCCAGTTCCACTACATCACCGGATCTCCATTCGCGGCTGATCACCGCCACCTGGTTGCCTGTCGCTTCTTTCCATAACTGGCCGTTGATCCTGATCCTGGCTTGCCGGCACCAGGCGGGAATGCGCAGGTGGAAGGGGAAAGAAACGGTCTGTTTCTTTTTGGCGATGTTCAGGGTGAAGCGGATCTTTTCTTCAAAAGGGTAATTGGTCTCTTCTTTCCAGTTCACTTCCATGCCTGCGCCTACTACGGCTTTTACCTCGCTGGGAGAATAGACCAGGGCGGCAATGCCTTTGCCGGCCGTAGCATACCAGAGGTTCTGGGTGAATTTGGGCCAGCCCTGGTGCATATTGGAAGTGCAACAGGGATAGCCTGATAACAGGCCGAAGCAGACATCTGTACCATGATGGTTCACATCAAAATTGCGGAAATGCCGCGAAGCCATTACCTGGTTGGCTTGCTGGAAATACTGGCGGGTCATGAAATCGTCTGAGGCCTGTGTGGGCAGAGCATTGAAAGCGATCTTTTCCAGCTGGTCCGCGTATTGTGTGGAACCGGTGATTGCCAGCATGGTTTCCAGGGAGAACATCATTTCCACGGCGGAGCAGAATTCTGATCCCTGCGTGGGGTCATTGCCGTGAAGGGCTTCATCTCCGCCATACAGGCCATGCGCCATGCCATTGAATCTTCGGAGGTCCTGCAGGCCTTTTTCCGTAGCGCGGATATATTGCGCTTCCGGGTGATGCTGGTAGTAGACCAGTGGTTCTTTCATACCCTGGGCCAGGTTAACGCAATGGATGCTGCCCTTTGTGGACAGGAGGTCAGTATTGAGGAAGGCATTGGTATAGTCGAAGGTCTGTTTGTGGATCAGGTCGCCCAGTTCCAGCAGGAAGGGTTCACCGGTGATATTATAGAGCCAGTATACTACGGCCAGGTTATCGCCGCCGCGGTAGGTGGCCCAGAAGGTCCAGTGTCCGAGCGGCTTGCGGGGCAGTTCCTGCAGCTGGTACCTGAAGTACCTGCTCATGAGGGAAATGACCCGTTGGTCGCGTGTAGCCATATAATATTGCTGCAGTACTTTCAGCATCACCATTTTGGGCCACCAGTCGCGACTGTTATCCCGCTGTATCCCTCTTTCCCAGGGATAGTCTTTGGTAGGACCGAAATGTCCGTCGGGCGACTGGCTATTGATAGCCCATTCCACCCAGGGTTTGGCTTTTGCAATGAGGGCTTTGTCGTCCAGGATATAAGCAAGCGGCAGCAGGCCGTCGATCCAGTAGGGGCCTCGTTCCCACTGATCGCCGTCGCCACCCAGCCAGCCATTGCGTTCATTCATGACCAGGGGATAGAGCTGATCCAGCCTGCCCGTGGCGCCTTTCGCCTGGCGGACCAGCATTTCCCGGAGCCAGCCCTGTGGTTTAATGGCGCCAAGGGGTAATTCGATATAGGCGTTCTGTTTTAACGGTGCTTTGGCCGTGATATAGGTTGGTTCCTGTGCCCATGATGTCATCGATAGCAGGAGACCAGATAGGAAACCGAGAAAGATTTTCATATAACGCAATTTAAGGGGCTACTCATTGAAGAGAACAATTATGTTCTGTACTAAAACGATGTTGCCTTACCGGCAAACTGCTGTAAAAAACAGTAAAAACCAAGAGGGAGGAAGATTTTTCATCATACTGACCCATTTTTGATCTGAATGCAGCTGTGTGGCGGGTTGTTTGACCACGTGGTATATGCGGGATACACGGGCAACACCCTGGCCACCTACAAAGCGGTTGGCCAAACGCTCAGCCTGGAAGAGCAGTTTATCTATGGAAGTTCCCGGATTGGCGTAATAAGAAGTAACTTACCTGCTTCTTTGACAATAACCGGCAGCACGGTGCCTGGTATAGATTATGTATTTCAGGATACGCTGACAGCCCAGGACTATTGAATCAGGGTAGCTTTTTAAAACCAACATTTAACCATAGAAGAGATAATCGGGACTCTAATAACCTGCTTAGGAAACCGATAGAACTATTTCTCGAATGAATAAATTGATTATCTGTTTAATGAAAATTTATGCTTCTATCAATTGATACTATAAGAGAACTGATTCAATGGTGGGAAAGAAGGAGATTAAGATATAACTTATTCCTGGGGTTTTCGGGAGTTGTGTTGCTTTTTTTCATCTGGATCTTAGACAAAACAGCCATAAATATATTCTTAATGCCGTTACTCATCGCTTACATAGTAGCGATGAATATCGGTTACTGTCTGCTGTGGTTATTGTTGATCTTATTGAAGAAAAGATATTCGATCGATTTGTATAACTATAGTTTTTTCTTTTTTGAATGTTTTACAATGATTTCCATAATGATAAATATTTTTTTTGCCGTAGATATTGTTTGTATGTGAAGCACAGAACGGTACCAGACCGGTGAATGGGTGTCCTACAATTATCTGTATCCATAGAAGTATAGTACAGTCCATGCCTGCTCCGGATTATTTCTTTCAGTTGAAAAAGAAAAGCGGCTATCTTAGGGCTTCGGGAGTTCTTTGAATATAGCCAAAAGCTGGTGGGTGGCTTGATTGCGGTCAAGGGAAAAACGGTGTGAGAGCGTGTCGTTATGGATTCAATGGGAAAGAGAATGATAATGAGGTGAAGGGAGAGGGTAATCAGCAGTAAAGAAATTCATTCTTTTGGGATATGAAAGTAGGTTGGTTGAAGGTCGCAGTTGAATGAATAATAGGTAAAGTTATAAGAATTAATGTTTGGTATAGAATGAGAATAAAAGGAGAATATATAGGGCTTTTTTCCCTTGTCGTTGCTTGTATTTTTCTTTTGATTAGAGGGGGCAATGAAAAAAGAAATTTAAAAAATAGGGGCGTCTATGTTGTTGGGGAACTTAAAGAAGTTTCTTTGGGGAGCGATAATGGATGGGTTTATAAATATGAGTATAGTTACTTAAAAAGAAAGTATATAAAAAAATTCCAAGGTCCCATTGATAAGGCAATTGTTTCAGATAGTATTTTATTCTTTATTGTATTGCCAGAAGATCCATCAATTTGCCGGCAGGTTGATAATATTAAAGTTCCCCCATGTTTAAAAGGCATAAGCTTTAAGGATAGCTCGTGGAAGAATCTACCTTTAGATATTTGTGTTGATAAGAATAAATAGTCTACAATGCCAAGAACTCATAAATATTGGTCCTATGAAAAAAGTGTTTTTAATTAGTTCCCTTTTTCTGTTTTGGGCCTGTTCTTCAAGGTTTGAGTTGAAATATCTTAAACATAAAGAAAGTTACAATCAAGCTTTAATATGCTTACTTCAGAAATATAATATTGTTTTTCCGACAGGGTTAGACTCAGTGGCGACTATCGAACAAAAGGATTTAGCAAAGTTTAGTTTATGCTCATCTTTGGATACATTATTTGCCGGTGATTCTTTACTGTATATTGATATGGAAAGAGATAGTACTGTTGCTTTTTGTTCAAACTTTCATGGGGGCATGTTTTCTAAACAATCTATTATTGTTTTTCTGACTGATGAGAGTAAGTTGAGTAAGAAGCTTACTCGAAACGTACAATTTAAGCGTAAATATTCTAATGGATGGTTTGAATTGGAGCGAATAGTAAGTCTTGCAGATTGACGGGAAATGTGCTGGCCATTGTATCGTACAGAAAAAATATTTCTTTGGTACGGGTGGCAAGTCGGAGTACTTCCAGGCCGATCTTCTGACTGTCCAGGATTACTATCCTTTCGGCATGCTGATGCTCGACAGGATCATTGGCGGCGGGACAAATACACCTTGCGTAGTGGTGGATGGCGCCACAACAGTCAACGATCACCAGCTGTCTGTCAAACTGGAGCTGAGTAAGGGAGAGGGACAACCAAAGATGTTGTTCCTGATTATCAAAATGCGATTAAAGCGTCAACTCAGCAATAAATAAAGTCCTGGATGTAGAGCTGGGACTATTTTTTTAATAGAAAGGTGGTGTTTACTTCGTCAATTGATATTAATTGTTCTGTATACTGTAATGCCTCACAAAGACATTTTATTGTAGCGTAAGCGACGATGCTACAGGACGAATCGCCTATCATGGTGTGAATGTTTTTAACTGTAATGGATAGTCCTGGAGTATTGGCATGACTATAGTGTTCGTAGAAACAATTTATACCAAATTCAATTGCAGAGTTCCACTTTGGATCATCAATAGAATTGTCAAAATTTATCTCCAAATTAGTACTTCTTTTAATGATACCCAGTTCAATTGAACAGTAGAATCCCACATCATTGATGTGATTTTTATTTTGAAGGAAGCGGTGGCCATCGTATTAAGTTATTAGTAATAAACTTTTACCTAAACTCATATCCGTAGTATTTACTTCGTTGAAATAAGTTGGTTGGTAAAGATAGGAACCGGATATGTAGTAAAAAATACTGAAAAGTTTTTTAAAACAACTGAATGCTTATTTGTGAACCTTATTAACATAAACAGCTGATATAAGCCATCTCAATAAATATTATATTTGGAATTTTTTTTTCAATAAGCGATAATAAATGACACTTGCTGAATTGAGCAAGAAGCTGATGGTAGCGAAAATCAAGTATACGTACAATTTGAATGAGTAACTGGCTGTTACAATAACAATGGGGCCATTCTTGAGATAAATTTAATAAAGGGAGAAAAATCTGCCACAGTTGTTGCTATTCAGCCTAATTCAACAACTTTTTAAAAAAATATTATGACAGAAAATGAAAAAAAGTTCTCCTTGTATTTAGTGGTTTTAAGGTTTTTGGTTTATAAGGTAACAAGTAATCTTAATCGAATCTACCTTGATGTAGATCTGCCTTTAAAAAAGATGGTATTGACTGCTTTTTATAATGAAGATCCTTCGGAATTAGAATTAGAACTATTCGATGATATTGTTACAAATAGTAATGCTCACATCCCTGATTTTTATATTAATTCGGAAATTCAACTCCGAAAGCATCTTGACAGTAATGCGAAGTATGATTTTATAATATTCGCTACTTATGAAAATGATTGAATAATTAAGTTTGAGTGAATGCGTACCTGTATGGGTTTAATGGACAGGAGATGAGCAATGAAATTAAAGGCTTTGGCAATAGCTATACGGCTGAGTTCTGGGAGTATGATCCGAGGATTGGCAGGAGATGGAATATTGATCCTGTAATAAAAGTGTATGAAAGTCCATTTAGTGCATTCTCTGGAAACCCTATATGGTTGATTGATCCTAACGGTAAAGATACTGTGTTGTATAGTTGGAGCACAGGTCTTAAGCTTGGATACCATACTAAGGCTGGAGGAGACAAGCGAAATATTATTTATGTGGTGAACGATATGGCTAAAGGGTATGATAAAAACAATCCATGGAAGACTGCGGAAATTTTGAAGTATATAATACTCCCCTGATTTAAGACCACCAGGCTGGATATTTAAGTTATAAATCAAGCAGCTTGCTGCAAAGATCTTTGATATCGTTCATTGGGTGTTTCACAGGTGGTATGATGAATTTTGTCATGATAGTAGCCGATATGGTTTTGAACTCCTTCTAACAGTTCAAAACCATCTTCGGCGGGATTTAAGTAGACATAATCGTATTTCAAGGATTTCCAGAAACGTTCAATCCACACATTATCGAGGGCTCTCCCTTTCCCATCCATAGATGCAAGTATTTGTTCCCCCTCGAGATACTGTGTCCATACGGCACTGGTATATTGACAACCCTGATCAGAATTGATGATCTCTGGCTTGCCATGTTGGAGTATTGCGTCTTGCAGTACTTCTTTACACCAGGTGGCTGCTAAAGAGTTACTGATGCCCCATCCAACAATCCGGCGGCTGTATATATCCATGATCGCCGTCAGATACATAAATCCTGTACGCATTGGGATATAAGTGATGTCGGTCGACCAAACTTGATTGGCACGGGTAATCTTCATCCCTTTGAGCAAATACGGTTTTATAAACTGCTTCAATCCTTGCTTCGTCAGATTCTTTCGGCGGTAAATAGTCTGGCGTCCCATTATTTTCAACAAGCGCCTGATCCGCTTGGGGCCAACCTGGTAGCCTTTGTTGCGAAAATAGTAAACCAGCGATACTACACCTTCCGTTGGATGCATAGTCAGGTGCTTATCCATGATCTCCATCATCTTAATGTTCTCCGGCTTCTCTCCAATAGGTTTATAATACAGTGTACTGCGGTTTACTGTAAGCAATTCACACTGCCGGCGAACAGATATTTGCTTGGTACGTGGATTGACAAGGCTGGCCCGATCGGCTACCCCCCAAGTTTCTTGAAGCTTTTTTTTAAGAACTCATTCTCTACCTTGAGCTGCCCGATTTGGGCATATAACTCCTGGGTATCTACGGAGGGCTCCTCTGTCTTATCAGGCTTTTCAAAGGCCGCACTCATATTAGCCAAGAATTCGGCCTTCCAGCGTGCGATAATAACCTGGTTCACCTCGTATTTTGTGGCCAGCTCTGCGAGCGTAACCTGCCCCTTAATTGCTTCCAGAGCCACTTTGGCTTTGAAGGAAGGACTGAATTTTCTTCGTGTTTGCTTTTTCATTCGAGCTTGTTAAATTACTGAATATTTTTAACTAAGCCCGTGGTCCGATTTTAAGGGAGTATTATACTTTCACTTTTTCACGGATCAGCTGCAGTAAGACAAAACTACCGATAATAGAATTTTCCGCTTTATCCAGGAAGGAGGGACGATGACCTCCGGCTTCAAAGCCGGCAGCAATGATCATATCCACACCGGCATTTTCAAGGAAGATGGCTTCGTCCAGGGTGGTGGCGGCGCCCACCAGCAGGATGCCGCGCCTGCGACAATCCTCCATCACGGTACTGGGAGGCACGCCGAACAGGAAGCTGAAGACCTTGGGCCGGATATCCAGCACGGCCTGTAGCTGGTTCCCGAACCGCGATTGAAAAGGAGCTGGTTTGGCAGGAAGCGGTATGCCCGCTTCTTCAAAATAAGGTTTGAACAGCTGTGCCGCCTGCTCATATTGCTGGTCCGTGACAGCGCCATCCGGCGCATCTGTATCCGATACCCAGAGATTGAGGTTATAGGGCTTATCAGTGAGCTGCCGGATCTGTTGATCGGCAGCAATGATCTCCGCTGCATTGAGCGTATATGCGCCATAACCGCCAAGACCGCCGGCATTGGAAACGGCAGCGGTCAGCTGCGGGGTGGAGAATCCTCCGCCGAATGGACCCAGCAGGATCGGGTATTGAATGCCCAGCTGTTGAACAATTGCCTCCTTACGCCACATATCAAAAGAATTTAAAATTTTCGGATAATGATCACGCCGGCTATCACCAGCAGTACCCCCAGTATCTTCATGAAGTTGATGGGCTGCGGGGCCGCCACCAGGATATTGAAATGCTCCAGCAGCAGGGAGATGACCATCTGTC from Candidatus Pseudobacter hemicellulosilyticus encodes the following:
- the katG gene encoding catalase/peroxidase HPI; translation: MEKDSKDISKCPFHNGSLKHNTGGGGTRNRDWWPNQLKVNILRQHSSLSDPMGQDFNYAEAFKSLDLEAVKKDLHALMTDSQDWWPADFGHYGPLFIRMAWHSAGTYRVTDGRGGAGAGQQRFAPLNSWPDNVSLDKARRLLWPIKQKYGNKISWADLLILTGNIALESMGFKTFGFAGGRPDVWEPDEDVYWGSETTWLGGDIRYAHGSEGVPKEHGVVSSDDNADGDIHSRNLEKPLAAVQMGLIYVNPEGPDGNPDPIAAAKDIRDTFGRMAMNDEETVALIAGGHSFGKTHGAASSSHVGKEPEAADLDSQGLGWSNSYGSGKGADTITSGLEVIWTKTPTQWSNNFFENLFGFEWELTKSPAGAHQWVAKTTEAIIPDAYDAAKKHRPTMLTTDLSLRFDPAYEKISRRFLNDPGAFADAFSRAWFKLTHRDMGPRARYLGPDVPAEVLIWQDPIPAVDHELINELDIAGLKDRLLASGLSSAELVSTAWASASTFRGSDKRGGANGARIRLAPQKYWRVNNPAQLQKVLDTLEGIQQAFNGAQAGGKKVSLADLIVLGGTAAVEKAAKDAGYTITVPFTAGRMDASAEQTDVESAGYLEPIADGFRNYRKTGIPVSTEELLIDKAQLLTLTAPELTVLAGGMRVLNTNFDGSSHGVFTSRPGQLTNDFFVNLLDMGTAWKAVTPDRELYHGNDRSNGELKWTATRADLVFGANAELRAIAEVYGSADGGEKFVKDFVAAWTKVMDLDRFDIA
- a CDS encoding ABC transporter permease, whose translation is MLRNYFKTAFRNLWKTRSYSLLNIAGLAVGITCAALIFLWVEDELGYNQHFPNKEDIYIVKSRQTYDGVTYVFEATQGLLADAIQQEVPGIKQAIRMNWVSRELFTVGDKQLYQLGYYTDPGFMDIFSLEFVEGNRASAMNTINDIVLTQSSARIFFGNEPAVGKMLRLNSGEEMKVTGVVRDLPKNSTIQFNWLIDFKQYARKQEGLTTWGNNSIMTMVQLQPGASLHAINRTLLDFVKNKTNGEVTFSRNYLYPIDRWRLYNNFDKDGNEQEGRIRYVRLFSIIAWVVLLIACINFMNLATARSEKRAREVGMRKVMGATKPALVAQFLGEALLLSLLSALLAILLTYLFMAPFNQLVEKELTVRALTPAHLGFLVAIVLLCSLVAGSYPAFYLSSFNPITTLKGGKQKTGAAGSVRRGLVVLQYSAAIILIICTVIIFQQVQYVKGRDIGFDRSQVLLTSLRGDMVNHMDLIKTQLLATGSVESVGLSNMNILHIGGNTSGLTWDGKDPGQRSLISFLLTDADFVPAMHLQLKEGRNFRPRMQGDSQSILVNESFARLIRKDGQVSGQTVQWNGSTLTIVGVVKDFVYNDVYAAADPVFFYPFQSRSSGLMNIRTKAGVNLPQALTRIEKVIKDNNPGYPFEYDFLDDTFNKIFRSEMLIQQLAGVFAVLSVIISCLGLFGLAAFTAERRTREMGIRKVLGASISSLISLLNREFLTLVLVSFLVAFPLAWWIMGNWLADYQYRTPLHWWVFALAGAGALLIALLTVSSQAIRAALANPVKSLKEE
- a CDS encoding glycoside hydrolase family 127 protein → MKIFLGFLSGLLLSMTSWAQEPTYITAKAPLKQNAYIELPLGAIKPQGWLREMLVRQAKGATGRLDQLYPLVMNERNGWLGGDGDQWERGPYWIDGLLPLAYILDDKALIAKAKPWVEWAINSQSPDGHFGPTKDYPWERGIQRDNSRDWWPKMVMLKVLQQYYMATRDQRVISLMSRYFRYQLQELPRKPLGHWTFWATYRGGDNLAVVYWLYNITGEPFLLELGDLIHKQTFDYTNAFLNTDLLSTKGSIHCVNLAQGMKEPLVYYQHHPEAQYIRATEKGLQDLRRFNGMAHGLYGGDEALHGNDPTQGSEFCSAVEMMFSLETMLAITGSTQYADQLEKIAFNALPTQASDDFMTRQYFQQANQVMASRHFRNFDVNHHGTDVCFGLLSGYPCCTSNMHQGWPKFTQNLWYATAGKGIAALVYSPSEVKAVVGAGMEVNWKEETNYPFEEKIRFTLNIAKKKQTVSFPFHLRIPAWCRQARIRINGQLWKEATGNQVAVISREWRSGDVVELELPMHLFTNRWHENSVSIERGPLAYALKIGDTLTKVINDKDPVEYGDHYYEYHPTTPWNYGLVNVEQQKLAVNYTVETKAGVSPYPWNPENAPILIRTKGKRIPSWTLYNEMAGPLPYSNIFQMAVDQQEEEIILIPYGCTNLRIAQFPVVH
- a CDS encoding IS3 family transposase, producing the protein MSVRRQCELLTVNRSTLYYKPIGEKPENIKMMEIMDKHLTMHPTEGVVSLVYYFRNKGYQVGPKRIRRLLKIMGRQTIYRRKNLTKQGLKQFIKPYLLKGMKITRANQVWSTDITYIPMRTGFMYLTAIMDIYSRRIVGWGISNSLAATWCKEVLQDAILQHGKPEIINSDQGCQYTSAVWTQYLEGEQILASMDGKGRALDNVWIERFWKSLKYDYVYLNPAEDGFELLEGVQNHIGYYHDKIHHTTCETPNERYQRSLQQAA
- a CDS encoding transposase, which gives rise to MKKQTRRKFSPSFKAKVALEAIKGQVTLAELATKYEVNQVIIARWKAEFLANMSAAFEKPDKTEEPSVDTQELYAQIGQLKVENEFLKKSFKKLGG
- a CDS encoding nitronate monooxygenase; translated protein: MWRKEAIVQQLGIQYPILLGPFGGGFSTPQLTAAVSNAGGLGGYGAYTLNAAEIIAADQQIRQLTDKPYNLNLWVSDTDAPDGAVTDQQYEQAAQLFKPYFEEAGIPLPAKPAPFQSRFGNQLQAVLDIRPKVFSFLFGVPPSTVMEDCRRRGILLVGAATTLDEAIFLENAGVDMIIAAGFEAGGHRPSFLDKAENSIIGSFVLLQLIREKVKV